A segment of the Candidatus Neomarinimicrobiota bacterium genome:
TCCTGCTGGCGGTACCAGGGGGCATTCGCGTAGCTGCGCCAGAACTTACCGTGCTGCCCCGTAAAATCCTCGTGGTGCAGGTGGATCCAGTCATATTTCGACAGGGCTCCTGAAAGGACTTCCTCGTCGTAAACGGTAGCGTACGACACCTCGGCGTAGGTCAGGGCCAGGGTAACGGCATCGTCCCATGGCTGCTTGTTAGGTGGGGTATAGACGGCGATGCGGGGGGCTTTCTCCAGGAGAATCACATCCATGTTGTTGTTTTCAATCGTAGCGTAGATCTGCCCCAGCTGAGCGGCATCAACCGATTCGGTGGTAACGCCCCTGACCTGGCATTCCCGCTGAATCTCAGGCAGGGCATCAGTCAGAAAGGCACCCCCACGATAATTAAGGAGCCACTCCACATTAACGTCCCGTTTTAAAGTCCAGAAGGTCACACCGTAGGCCTTCAGGTGGTCTCGCTGAACCGCGTCCATGGGAATGAGGAGCTTCTGCGGCCACAACAGATTCAGACAAAGGATAAAGACGAGAGTAACTGACCTGAACATGTTCTACGTTATGATTTGCTAGTGCTAGCTGCCAGCATTTAGCCCTCAATCTCTGGTACTAATCTTCACCTAGTGACACTCTTCCTTGATGGAAAGCCCCTGGTTCGTAATAATGAACACTCTTCGGTTCATCTCCGCGCTCGGGGTCTGTCAGCGTCGGCGTGTCTACAGGGAGAATCACGCTAAGATTTTAACCATTCGATAAAGGCCCTGATGTCCGATCCGCCTTATCAGCCGCTTGCTCCTGACGCTGTTCACAATGCTATAACCCAGGCGCGAATAGAGACGGCAGGCCCCATCATTTTCAATATCGACATCCAGGGCGCATTTACGCATACCCTCAGATTTGGCCTGATACTCAGCATAGGCAAGCAATTGGGTACCAATGCCCTGGCCCTGGTAGTCAGGCAGGACCGCTAAGGTATTGATGAAATATTCGTCGGGCGCCGGTTCCCTGATCCTGGACAGGGGCACGGCGTTCCAGATAAAGCGGCCCATTCTAGGGACGCCATATATGTTGAGTAGTTGCTTGGCCATTGTCAGAGCCAGGTTCCTGATCAGGGGGCCGGGATATGCCAGCAGCAGGCCCACCACCTGATCACTTTTGATTGCTATATAGGCGAATTGGTGGCTGAATAGGTTGCACGCTTCTGCGAAGAGTTTTCCCAATACCTCCTGTGCCATTCCCGGTTCGCCCAAACCAAACAGAAAGTCTCCCAGTTCGCCCATGGGGAGATATATCAATTGGGTACCAATTAGGGCATCGTCGGCGTTGGCAGCCCGAATTTTTATGTTGTCTGGCGTCTTGAGTTCCATTCTGGCGCTCTTATATATTGCCGCTACTGCTCAATTCGCCTCCGGATTCAGCACTCGGTAACGCAGGCGGATGGCGTCGCCATAGATACTCATCGGAAAGGTATCCAAGAAAGAAAGGTAGCGATTGGAAGCCAGCTCTGTATTTGCCAGTAGGTAGTC
Coding sequences within it:
- a CDS encoding GNAT family N-acetyltransferase, whose protein sequence is MELKTPDNIKIRAANADDALIGTQLIYLPMGELGDFLFGLGEPGMAQEVLGKLFAEACNLFSHQFAYIAIKSDQVVGLLLAYPGPLIRNLALTMAKQLLNIYGVPRMGRFIWNAVPLSRIREPAPDEYFINTLAVLPDYQGQGIGTQLLAYAEYQAKSEGMRKCALDVDIENDGACRLYSRLGYSIVNSVRSKRLIRRIGHQGLYRMVKILA